ATGATGAACACGGAACATCCAAATTTCAAGTTGAAAAATATCAATTTACTCATTATTCTTTCTTGCTGTATCTATACTCTTGAATATAATCGAAATTAACTCATCAGTCTCTTTTAGGAGCAAAGTTAATTTTGATGCGGATTGAATTAAATCAGCTTCTTTAATTATTTTAAGCCAAACATCAGTTTCTCGAAGTTCCTTAAGAGATAGTTTTAATTTATGTATAAAGTCAGCACGAGATTCAGCACTCTGAGCTTCTCCATAATTGGCAGCTACAGAAGTACCACTTCTCAAAATCTGTAATGCAATATGTTTCCCAGATAGAGTATTTGGTAATTGCTCAGAGACCTTGATAATTCTTACCGAGTACTGAATTAATCTATCAAGCAAATCAAACTTTTTACTTACTTTTTCCTTCATCATTGTTCATTCCGTTTTGGACATTGGTTATTGACCTTCATCCAATAAGTTGTCCGCCAAAGACCAAAATAAGTATCAAACGAACAACAACCGCAGCGACACCCATGACCGATACCGTCTGGATAATGCCCTGTCGTTCCATAGAATTTGCAATCAATCCCGGTATGATGTAACCGATAACATGAACAACCTGATCACCAGGAATATAGGAAAACAGACCAAGAGAACGAACCAGCCAGCCAATTATAAATCCGAGTAATACGGAGATGACCATCCTTCGACGTCCATACATGAACATGAACATTCCGAGGAATTTCACAATACCAAATACAGCAAAACTAATTGCGAGTGTTACAAGAATGGTCAAAGGTTCATGTAGATACATCGCAATATAACCGCAGACGACAATACCGCCAGCAGCAACGCCAAAGGTTTCAAGAAAGAAGAGACTCGTTAATACGCCTAAACCTACAGCTACTTCAAACATTTATATCTCCCTGCATAGATCTAACTTTGAAATATTCCACTATTATTCCTCCATTTCCGCCGATATTTCCTATACCGATCAAGATAATGTTTTTATGATCTAATCCATCAAGGTTATTTACAAGTTTTTCACCATGTATCCAGCCCAGATTATGTACCTTTTTCATAGGAAGTTTATTTTTTTGAGCATATGAATATACAGTGGATGTTTCCTGTCCGATAAGATACAGTCCGTCAAAAGGAATTACTTCGAGCATTTTGATCAGCTGTTTTGAGCGAAACATTCTATCTGCTCGTGTATTGAGTACGAAACCGCAAAACTCGATATCAGGATGAAGCTCTTTTACAGATTTAATAACAAATTCAGTCGACTCCGGATCATTGGCTGCAAAGGAATGGGCAAAATAAATATCTCTATTTTTATCGATAATATGATAGAATGTTGTTGCTCCAATATCGGGATTGGCTTTTTTCATACCTTCTAACGCAGTATTTATATCTACTCCACATGCATCACATACATCTAATGCTAGTGAGATATTATCCTTATGCTCGATATATGCGAAGTCGTTAAGCTCAGCATCGGATACTACGTCAGGATCGGAAAGTTCAAGCTTTGTTCCTTTTCTGTCTGCAAAATGTTTCATATGAGGATAGAGCTTTCTCTCACTGGTGTATGCAAGGGAGTTTTTTGGTATTGTATTACAAATTGAATAGGTTACGTTTTTGATGCCCGGTCCCATGACATCCAGATGATCGAGGCGGATGTTGGTAATCACTCCGATATCTGCTTTCACCATCATCTGCTCTGTTATCCACTGATATTCGGGCATAACAGCCATGCATTCGAGCACAAGGGCATCTGCAGAACGTTTTGCTGCGAATCTTGTAATCTTTACCTGTTCACGAATATTTGCTCCACGAGGGCGCTGAATTGGAATCTCAGAGCCATCTTCCATAATAACACGAGGAGCTGAACCGGTCGTTTTGGCAATCGTCCTTTTTCCACCCTCTCTCAGTCCGGCTGCAATAAGTCGTGTTACGCTTGATTTCCCCCTTGTGCCATTGATATGGATAACTAATGGAATTTTCTTCCTGTAACGAAGATGTGTGTAATATTCAAATGCTGAAAAAATGATAACTGCGAGTAAACCAATAATTAAGATATACATAGAGTATTATTATGTTCAAATTTTTTTGAATAAAAAGCACACATAATGAAAGGTTGTCAAAATATTTAGTTTTTTTCTGTATGAATATGAGATGATTCTAATGCATTTTTTTTAAGATTAACTCTAGAAGCTTTAGCTTTCTAAGCTGATATTTTTCTTGTCCACTATTTCTGTTTAACGCACGCTCCATTGCAGGTCTTGCATATATTAACTCATCTCTTGCTTCTTCCAGATCGATTTCATGCAGTGCAAGAAGAGCGTAGTAAAATCTGAACCTTCTCCAGCGTCCCTTTCCATCCCGAAGTATTTTCATTTCTTTCAGACCTGCTTTCAGACGTTCTTTCTGCTTGTTCAAACCTCCGACTATGAGGTTTCTCCATAGCGCAATTGTACATGGTCCACAGCAGAAAAGATCAGTGCTATATCCTTGTATTTGACTATCATTTAATCGATTGACCATTCCATTCTGAGTTTTCTTCAATGCTGTTTTCACTTTCGTATCATCAACATTGAGAAGCACTAATATTCTGCATGCTTCTTCACCAAGTATGTGTGCTGTTCCGGCTCCGGTTGTTATTTTTTCACCGGTAAAGACCTGAACACCATTTTTGAAATCATCCTCTGTTGGAGCAAACATTCCTGCATATGAGCCCGGTAATCCCTGTCGAGAAGCAATCCAAAGGGCTGCTTCATGTTTTTGTTTATCAGATAATTTTTTGTTGAAAAAGAAACCATCATTCAGCACATCGATTGTATTCCCAAGGCTGTTTTTATCTATCAAATTTACTCCTCTATGTATTCTAACAAAATCTATCTAAAAAATATTGCTATCAATAAAAATCCCATAAAAACTAATCCACCAGTTCGAGCTATATATGCATAGATATTTCTCGATTCTCGAATAATGGAAAGAACTCCAAGTACAAATGCAATAATCGGATTGATCGTAAAGAAGACCATGATGAGAAATGGTACGACTCGATAGACCACTTGGAACAATATCGATATTTTTGAAATGAAAAGAATAAATAATAACCAAGATATTGCAACAGGAATTAACGCAATGAAACCAATAATACCAAGTGTTTGTGAATGTTGTTTTGCCGGCTTCTGATCCACACTAAATGATTCCAATTTCAGAAACCCTGATCCATCCCCCGTTACCTGACGGCAGTTTGACAAGAATCCAGTCGTTGTCAAACCTTTCTATCGTTACTTTCAGACCCTCGTGAACAGTAAAAACCTGCGGGAAATCCTCACTCGGTCCGCTAAATGCAATGACGGTTTCTCCAAGAATTACTGCTGAATCATTTGCGTAAAAATCCTGTATCCTCATTATTTCGACAACTGTTACAAGAAAGAAAATCACAGCAAAGACCACCAGCAATATCTTTACAACTCGTTTCAGTATCAGATTTCTGCTGAGGATAAGAAGTATAATTAAAGCCATCATAAGAATAAAAAATATGAGAATGAAAATCCCAAGAACGTTAATTGAAAAAGCATAAAAGAGCTTTCGAATAAGCGTCTCCATGAACGAACGTTCAATCTCTTCTTTATCCTTGATCCTGGACATGAGGATGGAGATGTTTGCATTCAATTCTTCATCAAGTGGCCTGAATTTTAATGCCTTTTCATAATACAGACGCGCATTGCCCGGTTGATCAAGTTTGAAATAGGTATTTCCGAGATTAAAGAAAAGTTCATAGTTTTTAACACCTTGCTCAACGAGTTTCAGATACTCAGCTTCTGCCGTGGTGTAATCCTGTTCCTGGTATGCTCTATTCGCTGAACTCATATCATATTCTTTTGCAAGAAGCATGATGGGTAATAAAAATATAAAACATAAACTTATGATTGCTTTTTTCATCTTTTTTTCCTGAATTTTGCCCTTGCAAGATGTTGTAAGATCCGTAGCAAGACAGAATATTGTTCCTCTAATTCCATATGAGAGTAAGAGGAACCACCGAAACGAGCACTGTCAGTTTTTTTGAGGAAGTTTATGATCTCGCTAATAGTATCTTTACTAAGGTTATTATATTGAAGTACTGATGAGATATCCTGAATTGTTGAAGCACCGGCAGAAATATTGCATCTGTTTGCAATAAAATTCTTTAAAGCGTTCTCTGATGCTACAAAGAAGCCAGCACCATCATCAGATTTCATGGCAGATTGGACGGTTTGCATATCTTTTTGAAGCTGCTTGTTCGATATTCGAGCTCTATAATAGCCCTTATCCTGTAGAAGTTTATCCCGTTCTTTTTTGATGATCAATGCGGTTACAATGCTCAATAATGAAAGAATGATCAATCCCCAGTACCACCACTGTGCGACAAGAAGTTCATAATCTGAAATGTTGTTCCTGGTAATAATGAAATTGATGTCCAGTCCTTGAATATCGATATCCTGCGGACGAATATATGATAAGGAACCGGGAGTTGCCTTACCCTTTTCCACAGTAAGGGTAATTGGTTGTGTGCTAACAGATTTATAGGTGTTAGATTGAGGGTCGAAATATGCGAAAGGAATCGCGGGAATAGTATATGTGCCCGGTTCTTCAGGAATGAGTATGTATTTGACTACTTTCTGCCCAGCAATATTGTCGGGTCCATTGAGTTCATCAGTTTCCTCTGGAGGAAATGTGTCGATATTTAAAATATTGGGTAGAGCTGGGGGTTCAAACATTCGAATGTTGCCAGAACCTGCTATCACCAATGTTAAGGTCACCGACTCACCCGTCTTGACCAATCGTGAACTGATATCAGATTTGATAGTATATTGTCCAACTGCACCTGAAAAATTCAGAGGTTGACCAGTTATAGGCAGAGGTTTCACCTTAATAGTAGGTTTGTTTGATTGAATATAAATTCTTTTAGTCGTACCAAAATCAAAGAAGCTTTTTGCAGGTACTTCATAAGCACAGAGTAATTCCATATTGTCGAGTGTAACCGTATTTGCTGTTGTTGGGAAAAGTGTATAATTGCTGATTCGATATGCATAGTAGCGAATACCGTTTATGACTTCGAGGGAGTGTGTAATATTTTTTGTCTGAAATGTTTCTTCTTTTACGAATCCGGCAAATTCCGGCATTTTTTCAGCATTGAGCCCTACTAAACCTTTATTGCTGTAAAGTACATATTTCACAGTAAATGGCTCTCCGACGAAAACCTCTGATGTGCTTGGCGTTGCCTGGAGGAAGATTTGAACATTCGCGGTATTATTTTCATATTTCGGATTTTGCTGTTGTAACTGATCTGAACTTGCTTCGACGACCTTTACATTTATCGAGTTTGAACGATACATCTTGTTCTTGTATTTTGTATAAATCGGAGGGATTGTAAAGGTTCCGTTCTTGAGTGGTCGTAGTGAATAAGTAAAACTCTGCGTAACAGATCTCGACATCTGATTATTGATGATCTCGATTGATGTTGAACTTGAGGATGATTGTCCAACTATCTGAAATCCTGTAAGTTGTGGAATTTCAGGTTCTGCGTCAATTTGTTCATCAGATTTTATCTCAACCGTTAGTTTCAACATCTCATTGATGGAAATGGTACTCTTATCAACGTATGAAGTAACGGTAATATCCTGCCCAAAACAGAGCCCAGTACTCAATATTAGAAGGAAAGATATCAAGAAAAATTTCTTATTCATACTACCAGTTTTTATCTACTTTTTTTACACGATCCTGCTGAAGCATTTTTTTCATACGTTCTTTTTGATTCTCATCTTCAGCGCGCTGCATTGCGTCAAGTATTCTCTCTGCCTGCTTCTTTTCTTCATCTGATGGTTGGGGCTTATTTTGCTGCTGCTGTTCGTTTTGCTGTTGTTCCTGATTTTCCTGCTGTTGCTGTTGCTCCCGCTGTTGTTGCTCTTCCTGTTTATCCTGCTCTTGTTGTTGATCTTGCTGCTGCTGTTGTTGCTGTTCCTGATCCTGATCTTTCTGGTCTTGATCCTGATCCTGTTGTTGCTGCTGCTGTTGTTGTTGGAGATACTGTCGTGTCAGTTCATAATTATACTTAGTATCCTGATCTTTCGGATCTTCAATAAGTGAGTCACGATAATATTCAATTGCTTTCTGGTAATCCTGCTTTTGAAAATATGAATCCCCTATGTTATATAAAACCTTTGCCTTATCGACATCTTCATTCTTCAAGCTTGCTTTGTATTCAGCAATTGCCTCATCATATTTTTCATTCTTATAATGTGAGTTAGCCAGGTTATAATGTATCTTCCCTTCTTCGGGATATTCGATACTGCTTTGCTTGAAAAGTTCTTCAGCTTTGGCATAATCCTCTTTCTGATATGCCTTTTTTGCATTGCTGTTTTTCAAAACCTTTTCATAGTTCAGGGCAAAACAGTTCTGAACAAGAACAATCAGTATAATAATCAAAGTAATAATATATTTTTTCATGACCTTAATTTCCTATCCCATAATATAAATTCAATTAATAGAAGAAGCAAAGCAAAAATAACAAAAAACTGATATTGTTCTTTATATTGAGAATATCTTCGCTCCGCTATCTTTTCCTTTTCAAGAAGACTGATATCATTGAGGATATCCCTAATTTCCTGCTGTCCTGCTGTAACCTGGAAGAATAAACCATCCGTTTCTTTTGCTATCCAACTCAAGCTTGAAAAGTCTAATTGAGTTAAGACAATATTTCCTTCTTTATCTTTCAGATATTCTTTATCACCGGTCTGATGATTAATAACTGGAATTGGTGCTCCTTTTTGCGTTCCAATACCCAATGTATAGATAATGATATTATTCTCTCTTGCAGTTTTCACTGCTTCTTTAAAATCTCCCTGAAGGTTTTCCCCATCTGTAATAAGAATCATTACCCGATTCTGAGTTTCCGGAGTAAAAAGCGTTGTTGCTTTTTCAATCGCATTGGCAATATCCGTTCCATCCTCAGGTACAAGCCCCACATCCACGATCGATGCGAACATCTTAAGTGCAGAATAATCTGATGTTATAGGACATTGTACAAAAGCATCACCGGAAAATATCACCAGCCCAACCCTATCTCCTGTAAGCATATCAAGGAATGTCATGAATGAATTCTTTGCTCGTTGAATACGGTTAGGTGCAAGATCTTCGGCAAGCATACTTGTTGAAACATCGATAGCCACAACAATATCGAGTCCCTTTTCTTCGAGTATCTGCAACTTCTTACCCCATTGTGGACGAGATGCTGCAATGATTAGAAGAATAATGATCACGATCCAGAGAATGCTCTTGATAGTTCTTGAAATTGGAGAGAGATTGGTTATGAGTTTATTTCTTAATTCCTCGCTGCTGAATACGGCGAATACTTTTTTTCTTCTACGTGCAGAAAGATAGAAAAGGAGGATGATAACCGGTACAAGAACCAGTAATAGTAACATTTCAGGATTTCCAAATCTCATTATGGTATCCTCTTCAAGATAAATCTGGAGTAAAGAATTTCAAGCACGATCAGCAGGAGAGCTATGTAAACAAGATAATAGAACATATCATAATATCTGTAATGAACCTTTTCAGATATTTCTGTCTTTTCCATGCTGTCTATGCGTTTCATGATCTCCGTGAGCTGTTCGGGATTTTGCGCTCTCGACGCTTCTTCCGTGCCGCAAATTTCTGCAATCTTATTCAAGGTTTCCATATCGATATCAAGCTGTTGAGACACATATTGTCTACCGTAAACCGGATGATCAACCGGAATTTGTGAAACACCTTCTTTTCCAACACCGATAGGATATATTTTAATACCGAGATCCTCTGCTAAACTTGCTGCTGTAATAGGATCGATCTCACCCGAGTTATTTCTGCCGTCAGTCAGGAGAATGATTACCTTGCTTTTTGCTGTAGAATCTCTTAACCTGTTTATTGAAGTCGCTATTCCCATTCCGATCGCTGTCCCATCCTCTATCATACCTGTTTTAATCTGCTCTAAAAGTTCAATAAGAATTTTATGATCGATCGTTAACGGGCACTGTGTATAACTCTCGCCACCAAAAATGACCAGTCCAATCCTATCTGTTGGTCGTGATTCGATAAATTTCTTTGCCTCTTCTTTTGCAACATACAGTCTGTTATTGGGCTGAAAATCGATTGCTCGCATACTCGTGGATACATCCATTGCAAGAATGATATCAACCCCTTTTCCTTTTACCCGTGTAAATCGTTCAGGGATTACCGGGCGTGCAAGAGCTAATACACAAGCCAGAAATATCAGAAGATGAAAGATATAACGGAAATAGTACAGAATCTGTGTTTTTCCTGAAATAAAGGCATGCAATAGGTGAATGTTCGAATAAAGAACAGTTGGTTTTTTTCTGCTTTTTATGAATATTTCGTACAAAACAAGCAAAGGTATGAGTAGGAGCAACCAGAAAAAGGAAGGTTTAAGAAACTCAATCCTCATGCTTCTCCTCCAATATTTCTTTCTCTTTTGTCGAATGGATTATATCCACTAAATCTTCAAGGATCTTCTGAGCATCTTCAATCGGTGGAATATACTTCGCAAATTTCACTTTATCACATTCCTGAAGTACTGCATTTGTTTCCAACCTTTTTTCTAAACCGATCTCCTTGAGAGACTGACGGATTTCATAACCTGTCATTTCGAGGAACGGCATATGAAACCTGTTTTCAAGATATTCTCTACAAATCCACGAAATCTCGACATAGAAACGCTTTATATCACCTTTCCCAATATAATCTGCCAGCTTCAGTTGTTCTATTTTCTTTAAAGCGATGACATGTGCAGGAAGAACCTTTTTCTTCTTTTCAGGTAAGATTGCTAGTCCTTTTTTCCTACGAGTGATAAAGATAATAGCAAGAATTATTACAGCGATTATTAATATCGGAAGTGCAATGTCCCAGAATTTGAGATTCAAAGAGACAGGAGGTTTGATGTCTTTCAGTGCAACACTATCTTCCTGTAACACCGAATATATCATGACTTGAAGAGAATCAGAATATACGGTTATTGAATCATCATCAGTTGCAATAATGAACTCCTGCTCAGGGATCGTTTGTAAACCTGTATCGAACAAAGCTGAAACAAATTGAAAATCTGTTCTGAGGTCAGTTTTCATTTTCTGAGTAAAAGGTGAAAATCCAAGAATGACAAACATCTCTGATGGCTGGGCTGGGATAAATTCAACTCTGCTGTTCTGGTCATGAACGATGGACACATCAAAAAAGACCCTATCACCTACATGTAACTCGTTGAGGTTGGTTTTTACAGTATCTATTTCTGTGGTAATAGAATAACCAAAAGTAATGCTGTGTAGCAGTAACACAAAACCTATAAGGATAATCAGCTTCTTCATCGATTTCTTTTTGCTCTCTCTTTAAAAAATTTCACAATGTCTTCGATATAATCTGTATCTGTCCTAATGTCGATCAGATCTATCTTGAGTTTTTTCAGAAGTTGTGGAAACTCATTGATCGTTTTTTGGATGTATTCTTCATAACGTTCTCGCAGCCTTTTATCATTGGCGTTTATTACAACCTCTTTGCCTGTTTCTGCATCCTGGAATGTAATGAATCCAACCTCGGGAATATCGTATTCTTTGGGATCAAGGATGCGGATTGCAACAACATCATGCTTTTGAGAAACGATCTGGAGTGTTTTCTTATAGTCCGTATCGAAGAAATCCGAGATCACAAAAATAATACTTCGCTTTTTGGACATTTTATAATAATATTCCAGTGCATTCTTCAAACCGGTCTTATAATGCAGGGGTTTGTAATAAAGGATCTCTCTGACAATTCTTAAGACAGAATTTTTTCCTTTTTGCGGAGAAATGTATTTTTCTATTTCGTCTGAGAAGAGCAGAAGTCCAACTTTGTCATTGTTTTTGATGGCAGAAAAAGCAAGGATTGCACCAACTTCTGCAGCAATTTCACGCTTGAGTTTATGAAAGGTTCCAAATGAGCCAGATCTGCTGATATCGATCATGAGCATAACGGTAAGTTCGCGGGTCTCTTCGAATTTCTTTATGTAGGGATGTCCCATACGAGCGGATACATTCCAGTCAATGAGCTTGACATTATCACCCGGTTGGTAAGCTCGCACTTCGGAGAATTCGAGTCCCTGTCCTTTAAAAACGCTATGATACTCACCGG
This window of the Candidatus Cloacimonadota bacterium genome carries:
- a CDS encoding four helix bundle protein, giving the protein MMKEKVSKKFDLLDRLIQYSVRIIKVSEQLPNTLSGKHIALQILRSGTSVAANYGEAQSAESRADFIHKLKLSLKELRETDVWLKIIKEADLIQSASKLTLLLKETDELISIIFKSIDTARKNNE
- the pgsC gene encoding poly-gamma-glutamate biosynthesis protein PgsC is translated as MFEVAVGLGVLTSLFFLETFGVAAGGIVVCGYIAMYLHEPLTILVTLAISFAVFGIVKFLGMFMFMYGRRRMVISVLLGFIIGWLVRSLGLFSYIPGDQVVHVIGYIIPGLIANSMERQGIIQTVSVMGVAAVVVRLILILVFGGQLIG
- the pgsB gene encoding poly-gamma-glutamate synthase PgsB is translated as MYILIIGLLAVIIFSAFEYYTHLRYRKKIPLVIHINGTRGKSSVTRLIAAGLREGGKRTIAKTTGSAPRVIMEDGSEIPIQRPRGANIREQVKITRFAAKRSADALVLECMAVMPEYQWITEQMMVKADIGVITNIRLDHLDVMGPGIKNVTYSICNTIPKNSLAYTSERKLYPHMKHFADRKGTKLELSDPDVVSDAELNDFAYIEHKDNISLALDVCDACGVDINTALEGMKKANPDIGATTFYHIIDKNRDIYFAHSFAANDPESTEFVIKSVKELHPDIEFCGFVLNTRADRMFRSKQLIKMLEVIPFDGLYLIGQETSTVYSYAQKNKLPMKKVHNLGWIHGEKLVNNLDGLDHKNIILIGIGNIGGNGGIIVEYFKVRSMQGDINV
- a CDS encoding tetratricopeptide repeat protein, with translation MKKAIISLCFIFLLPIMLLAKEYDMSSANRAYQEQDYTTAEAEYLKLVEQGVKNYELFFNLGNTYFKLDQPGNARLYYEKALKFRPLDEELNANISILMSRIKDKEEIERSFMETLIRKLFYAFSINVLGIFILIFFILMMALIILLILSRNLILKRVVKILLVVFAVIFFLVTVVEIMRIQDFYANDSAVILGETVIAFSGPSEDFPQVFTVHEGLKVTIERFDNDWILVKLPSGNGGWIRVSEIGII
- a CDS encoding protein BatD, producing the protein MNKKFFLISFLLILSTGLCFGQDITVTSYVDKSTISINEMLKLTVEIKSDEQIDAEPEIPQLTGFQIVGQSSSSSTSIEIINNQMSRSVTQSFTYSLRPLKNGTFTIPPIYTKYKNKMYRSNSINVKVVEASSDQLQQQNPKYENNTANVQIFLQATPSTSEVFVGEPFTVKYVLYSNKGLVGLNAEKMPEFAGFVKEETFQTKNITHSLEVINGIRYYAYRISNYTLFPTTANTVTLDNMELLCAYEVPAKSFFDFGTTKRIYIQSNKPTIKVKPLPITGQPLNFSGAVGQYTIKSDISSRLVKTGESVTLTLVIAGSGNIRMFEPPALPNILNIDTFPPEETDELNGPDNIAGQKVVKYILIPEEPGTYTIPAIPFAYFDPQSNTYKSVSTQPITLTVEKGKATPGSLSYIRPQDIDIQGLDINFIITRNNISDYELLVAQWWYWGLIILSLLSIVTALIIKKERDKLLQDKGYYRARISNKQLQKDMQTVQSAMKSDDGAGFFVASENALKNFIANRCNISAGASTIQDISSVLQYNNLSKDTISEIINFLKKTDSARFGGSSYSHMELEEQYSVLLRILQHLARAKFRKKR
- a CDS encoding tetratricopeptide repeat protein — translated: MKKYIITLIIILIVLVQNCFALNYEKVLKNSNAKKAYQKEDYAKAEELFKQSSIEYPEEGKIHYNLANSHYKNEKYDEAIAEYKASLKNEDVDKAKVLYNIGDSYFQKQDYQKAIEYYRDSLIEDPKDQDTKYNYELTRQYLQQQQQQQQQDQDQDQKDQDQEQQQQQQQDQQQEQDKQEEQQQREQQQQQENQEQQQNEQQQQNKPQPSDEEKKQAERILDAMQRAEDENQKERMKKMLQQDRVKKVDKNW
- a CDS encoding VWA domain-containing protein, which produces MRFGNPEMLLLLVLVPVIILLFYLSARRRKKVFAVFSSEELRNKLITNLSPISRTIKSILWIVIIILLIIAASRPQWGKKLQILEEKGLDIVVAIDVSTSMLAEDLAPNRIQRAKNSFMTFLDMLTGDRVGLVIFSGDAFVQCPITSDYSALKMFASIVDVGLVPEDGTDIANAIEKATTLFTPETQNRVMILITDGENLQGDFKEAVKTARENNIIIYTLGIGTQKGAPIPVINHQTGDKEYLKDKEGNIVLTQLDFSSLSWIAKETDGLFFQVTAGQQEIRDILNDISLLEKEKIAERRYSQYKEQYQFFVIFALLLLLIEFILWDRKLRS
- a CDS encoding VWA domain-containing protein; protein product: MRIEFLKPSFFWLLLLIPLLVLYEIFIKSRKKPTVLYSNIHLLHAFISGKTQILYYFRYIFHLLIFLACVLALARPVIPERFTRVKGKGVDIILAMDVSTSMRAIDFQPNNRLYVAKEEAKKFIESRPTDRIGLVIFGGESYTQCPLTIDHKILIELLEQIKTGMIEDGTAIGMGIATSINRLRDSTAKSKVIILLTDGRNNSGEIDPITAASLAEDLGIKIYPIGVGKEGVSQIPVDHPVYGRQYVSQQLDIDMETLNKIAEICGTEEASRAQNPEQLTEIMKRIDSMEKTEISEKVHYRYYDMFYYLVYIALLLIVLEILYSRFILKRIP
- a CDS encoding DUF58 domain-containing protein codes for the protein MIPKEILQQIKRIEISTRSIVNDMFSGEYHSVFKGQGLEFSEVRAYQPGDNVKLIDWNVSARMGHPYIKKFEETRELTVMLMIDISRSGSFGTFHKLKREIAAEVGAILAFSAIKNNDKVGLLLFSDEIEKYISPQKGKNSVLRIVREILYYKPLHYKTGLKNALEYYYKMSKKRSIIFVISDFFDTDYKKTLQIVSQKHDVVAIRILDPKEYDIPEVGFITFQDAETGKEVVINANDKRLRERYEEYIQKTINEFPQLLKKLKIDLIDIRTDTDYIEDIVKFFKERAKRNR